One Capricornis sumatraensis isolate serow.1 chromosome 8, serow.2, whole genome shotgun sequence genomic region harbors:
- the TK1 gene encoding thymidine kinase, cytosolic isoform X1 produces the protein MSCINLPNVLPGSPSKTRGQIQVILGPMFSGKSTELMRRVRRFQIAQYKCLVIKYAKDTRYSSLFSTHDRNTMEALPACLLRDVIQDAQGVAVIGIDEGQFFPDIVEFCENMANSGKTVIVAALDGTFQRKAFGTILNLVPLAESVVKLTAVCMECFREAAYTKRLGVEKEVEVIGGADKYHSVCRLCYFKKPSGQPTVLDSEENKENCPMTRGKPVEAAGVRKLFATHQIWQCSQAN, from the exons ATGAGCTGCATCAATCTGCCCAATgtgctgccaggctcccccagcaAGACCCGGGGCCAGATCCAG GTGATTCTCGGACCCATGTTCTCAGGAAAAAG TACTGAGCTGATGAGACGGGTCCGTCGCTTCCAGATTGCCCAGTACAAGTGCCTGGTGATCAAATATGCCAAAGACACGCGTTATAGCAGCCTCTTCTCCACCCATGACCG GAACACCATGGAGGCCCTGCCAGCCTGTCTGCTCCGGGACGTGATCCAGGATGCCCAGGGCGTGGCTGTCATAGGCATCGACGAGGGGCAGTTT TTCCCTGACATTGTGGAGTTCTGCGAGAACATGGCCAACTCGGGGAAGACCGTCATCGTGGCTGCGCTGGATGGGACCTTTCAGAGGAAG GCTTTTGGGACCATCCTGAACCTGGTGCCCCTGGCAGAGAGCGTGGTTAAGCTGACGGCGGTGTGCATGGAGTGCTTCCGAGAGGCCGCCTACACCAAGAGGCTGGGCGTGGAGAAGGAG GTCGAGGTTATCGGAGGAGCAGACAAGTACCACTCCGTGTGCCGCCTGTGCTACTTCAAGAAGCCCTCGGGTCAGCCCACCGTGCTGGACAGCGAAGAAAATAAGGAGAACTGCCCGATGACGCGGGGAAAGCCCGTGGAGGCCGCGGGAGTCCGGAAGCTGTTTGCCACTCATCAGATCTGGCAGTGCAGCCAGGCCAACTGA
- the TK1 gene encoding thymidine kinase, cytosolic isoform X2 encodes MSCINLPNVLPGSPSKTRGQIQVILGPMFSGKSTELMRRVRRFQIAQYKCLVIKYAKDTRYSSLFSTHDRNTMEALPACLLRDVIQDAQGVAVIGIDEGQFFPDIVEFCENMANSGKTVIVAALDGTFQRKAFGTILNLVPLAESVVKLTAVCMECFREAAYTKRLGVEKEVPPPAFSQRRGVGRCAPAPLSPGASCRRQVEVIGGADKYHSVCRLCYFKKPSGQPTVLDSEENKENCPMTRGKPVEAAGVRKLFATHQIWQCSQAN; translated from the exons ATGAGCTGCATCAATCTGCCCAATgtgctgccaggctcccccagcaAGACCCGGGGCCAGATCCAG GTGATTCTCGGACCCATGTTCTCAGGAAAAAG TACTGAGCTGATGAGACGGGTCCGTCGCTTCCAGATTGCCCAGTACAAGTGCCTGGTGATCAAATATGCCAAAGACACGCGTTATAGCAGCCTCTTCTCCACCCATGACCG GAACACCATGGAGGCCCTGCCAGCCTGTCTGCTCCGGGACGTGATCCAGGATGCCCAGGGCGTGGCTGTCATAGGCATCGACGAGGGGCAGTTT TTCCCTGACATTGTGGAGTTCTGCGAGAACATGGCCAACTCGGGGAAGACCGTCATCGTGGCTGCGCTGGATGGGACCTTTCAGAGGAAG GCTTTTGGGACCATCCTGAACCTGGTGCCCCTGGCAGAGAGCGTGGTTAAGCTGACGGCGGTGTGCATGGAGTGCTTCCGAGAGGCCGCCTACACCAAGAGGCTGGGCGTGGAGAAGGAGGTA ccgccccctgccttctcccagagGCGAGGGGTGGGGCGCTGCGCCCCCGCCCCGCTCAGTCCAGGCGCTTCCTGTCGCCGTCAGGTCGAGGTTATCGGAGGAGCAGACAAGTACCACTCCGTGTGCCGCCTGTGCTACTTCAAGAAGCCCTCGGGTCAGCCCACCGTGCTGGACAGCGAAGAAAATAAGGAGAACTGCCCGATGACGCGGGGAAAGCCCGTGGAGGCCGCGGGAGTCCGGAAGCTGTTTGCCACTCATCAGATCTGGCAGTGCAGCCAGGCCAACTGA
- the SYNGR2 gene encoding synaptogyrin-2 isoform X2 — protein MESGAYGAPRAGGSFDLRRFVTQPQVLVRAACLVFALIVFSCIFGEGYSNTHESQQQYCIFNRNEDACRYGSAIGVLAFLASAFFFVVDIYFPQISNATDRKYLVIGDLLFSGPAGLPGLPALQGWSGRIHPELRGPHSGPKHGLRLLPRHACGHLPAAALHPERREHRGLPAAPCVLSCSQDGLGREEGAWGASPPPRLLPQGLAPRACGPSLCTWRLSELTQGLEREPGSACAPGASPTTPRGHFLGKGF, from the exons ATGGAGAGCGGGGCGTACGGCGCGCCCAGGGCGGGCGGCTCCTTTGACCTGCGACGCTTCGTGACGCAGCCGCAGGTGTTGGTGCGCGCCGCGTGCTTG gTCTTTGCCTTGATCGTGTTCTCATGCATCTTCGGTGAGGGCTACAGCAACACCCACGAGTCCCAGCAGCAGTACTGCATCTTCAACCGCAACGAGGACGCGTGCCGCTACGGCAGCGCCATTGGGGTgctggccttcctggcctcagccttCTTCTTCGTGGTTGACATCTACTTCCCCCAGATCAGCAATGCCACTGACCGCAAGTACCTGGTCATCGGTGACCTGCTCTTCTCAG GGCCTGCTGGCCTTCCTGGCCTACCAGCGCTACAAGGCTGGAGTGGACGAATTCATCCAGAACTACGTGGACCCCACTCCGGACCCAAGCACGGCCTACGCCTCCTACCCAGGCATGCCTGCGGACACCTACCAGCAGCCGCCCTTCACCCAGAACGCCGAGAGCACCGAGGGCTACCAGCCGCCCCCTGTGTACTGAGCTGCAGCCAGGACggtttggggagggaggagggtgccTGGGgggcctcccctcctccccggcTCCTCCCCCAGGGCTTGGCTCCTAGAGCCTGTGGCCCCTCTCTATGCACCTGGCGCCTGTCCGAACTGACACAGGGCCTGGAGAGAGAGCCCGGAAGTGCCTGTGCCCCAGGGGCTTCACCCACCACTCCTCGAGGGCATTTTTTAGGAAAGGGCTTTTAG
- the SYNGR2 gene encoding synaptogyrin-2 isoform X1 produces the protein MESGAYGAPRAGGSFDLRRFVTQPQVLVRAACLVFALIVFSCIFGEGYSNTHESQQQYCIFNRNEDACRYGSAIGVLAFLASAFFFVVDIYFPQISNATDRKYLVIGDLLFSALWTFLWFVGFCFLTNQWAATKVNDVLVGANSARAAITFSFFSIFSWVSGPRVLVSLVKGGAGLRNPNLGAPCRACWPSWPTSATRLEWTNSSRTTWTPLRTQARPTPPTQACLRTPTSSRPSPRTPRAPRATSRPLCTELQPGRFGEGGGCLGGLPSSPAPPPGLGS, from the exons ATGGAGAGCGGGGCGTACGGCGCGCCCAGGGCGGGCGGCTCCTTTGACCTGCGACGCTTCGTGACGCAGCCGCAGGTGTTGGTGCGCGCCGCGTGCTTG gTCTTTGCCTTGATCGTGTTCTCATGCATCTTCGGTGAGGGCTACAGCAACACCCACGAGTCCCAGCAGCAGTACTGCATCTTCAACCGCAACGAGGACGCGTGCCGCTACGGCAGCGCCATTGGGGTgctggccttcctggcctcagccttCTTCTTCGTGGTTGACATCTACTTCCCCCAGATCAGCAATGCCACTGACCGCAAGTACCTGGTCATCGGTGACCTGCTCTTCTCAG CTCTCTGGACCTTCCTGTGGTTCGTTGGCTTCTGCTTCCTCACCAATCAGTGGGCGGCCACCAAGGTGAACGATGTGCTGGTAGGAGCCAACTCAGCCCGGGCGGCcatcaccttcagcttcttctccATCTTCTCCTGGGTAAGTGGACCCAGGGTCCTGGTGTCTCTGGTGAAGGGTGGTGCAGGGCTGAGGAACCCAAACCTCGGGGCTCCCTGCAGGGCCTGCTGGCCTTCCTGGCCTACCAGCGCTACAAGGCTGGAGTGGACGAATTCATCCAGAACTACGTGGACCCCACTCCGGACCCAAGCACGGCCTACGCCTCCTACCCAGGCATGCCTGCGGACACCTACCAGCAGCCGCCCTTCACCCAGAACGCCGAGAGCACCGAGGGCTACCAGCCGCCCCCTGTGTACTGAGCTGCAGCCAGGACggtttggggagggaggagggtgccTGGGgggcctcccctcctccccggcTCCTCCCCCAGGGCTTGGCTCCTAG
- the SYNGR2 gene encoding synaptogyrin-2 isoform X3, with protein sequence MESGAYGAPRAGGSFDLRRFVTQPQVLVRAACLVFALIVFSCIFGEGYSNTHESQQQYCIFNRNEDACRYGSAIGVLAFLASAFFFVVDIYFPQISNATDRKYLVIGDLLFSALWTFLWFVGFCFLTNQWAATKVNDVLVGANSARAAITFSFFSIFSWGLLAFLAYQRYKAGVDEFIQNYVDPTPDPSTAYASYPGMPADTYQQPPFTQNAESTEGYQPPPVY encoded by the exons ATGGAGAGCGGGGCGTACGGCGCGCCCAGGGCGGGCGGCTCCTTTGACCTGCGACGCTTCGTGACGCAGCCGCAGGTGTTGGTGCGCGCCGCGTGCTTG gTCTTTGCCTTGATCGTGTTCTCATGCATCTTCGGTGAGGGCTACAGCAACACCCACGAGTCCCAGCAGCAGTACTGCATCTTCAACCGCAACGAGGACGCGTGCCGCTACGGCAGCGCCATTGGGGTgctggccttcctggcctcagccttCTTCTTCGTGGTTGACATCTACTTCCCCCAGATCAGCAATGCCACTGACCGCAAGTACCTGGTCATCGGTGACCTGCTCTTCTCAG CTCTCTGGACCTTCCTGTGGTTCGTTGGCTTCTGCTTCCTCACCAATCAGTGGGCGGCCACCAAGGTGAACGATGTGCTGGTAGGAGCCAACTCAGCCCGGGCGGCcatcaccttcagcttcttctccATCTTCTCCTGG GGCCTGCTGGCCTTCCTGGCCTACCAGCGCTACAAGGCTGGAGTGGACGAATTCATCCAGAACTACGTGGACCCCACTCCGGACCCAAGCACGGCCTACGCCTCCTACCCAGGCATGCCTGCGGACACCTACCAGCAGCCGCCCTTCACCCAGAACGCCGAGAGCACCGAGGGCTACCAGCCGCCCCCTGTGTACTGA